In Glycine max cultivar Williams 82 chromosome 10, Glycine_max_v4.0, whole genome shotgun sequence, the DNA window atCGCAAAACATGTTttaggaaaaaattatttttttatttattatcttctcacttaaataaatattcaatattttatagttttctttTGTACTATGATTCctatatgtaaatttattaatatatatatatatatatatatatatatatatatatatatatattatgaaaacaagtaagaaaaattacatttaaatcaTGAGATTAACAATTTACCtcaaattatattaacatctaaaacttaaattcaattcaaattaaataaaatttataacatgatatttaaagttgaaaatcttaaaattgttatagataaatattttttctctcattttcacaCATTAAAACCTATATACAatttaaatagtataaattaaaacttaacaTAAAAAGGTAACGATggcttaaattaatattaacaaatatatattgttaatacaatatctataatatttatcaatgaATTATTTATGCCCTTGTACATTGCACGAATACTAAAACTAGTAAGCAAAAAGACGAAACTCAAGATTCAAAAATCTTCCTCCAAACCAAAACCCCATTTTGGCCACATCTTCAATCCTCCCACAATAAACCCAACCAATCAACTTCCACCTTCCATTCCTATATAAACTACTCCCTATCAATTCACTTATATCACTCATCGATAATGTTGTCGCAAATGATTGAACACTAATATGGCAACATAAGGGCACAACAATAAAAGATGATCGATTGTGTAagtaatttgaataaatatataattgtgttaAAAGGAGAGATCGATAAAAAGAATGAGGAGGTTGAAAGGTTGTCTAATGAGCTCAAGTTGTTACACACAATCCTTGTTACAATCAATGGTGGAAGATGTTGAAGATTTATTGAAAGTTAAGgagaatttggaaaaaaaaggaattaaaattgCTTGAAAGGATAAAGGAGTTAGAGTCAAGTCTTTTGTTAAAGATGACTTTGTGTGAAGCAAAATAAATGGTTGGGTTTGATCaatatgagacacacttcaaacaTGCATTAAAGCAAGTGGCCATTCTTTATCCAGGAATAAATCTTTCTCGTGCTAGAATGTAGAAGGATATAGTGGATGGTCAACTAGttgactttgcatgttttttccaaaacttgttatctaatttgttttaatactaTGTTGTTGTCtgtcttaattattatatcatatttttattatttcttaatgTTTTGGATAGAATTTTGGTCTTATTATTTTTGATATTGCTTaaataatattcttattttattttcaatgttaTCATTAATTGTTCTTTACcatacaaaaaattaacatgCTAACAAATGAtttatacaagaaaaaaatgtagaaactaaatataactttaaaaataaaaaatcatagaattaaaaaaactaaaactactAAACAATACATTATTCCTaactatttcttttaatttcatttataatcCAGGTTAAACATATTACAATATCAAAATCCAATAATAAATTTCCACCCCTTTTAATTTAGCATTAAAATGGTGGATTTTTccctaataaaatatataaaaaaccaGATCGGATTACTCTTGTCCTATTATTACTTATTACTTGATTAATTAATCCGAcccaaattaaaattatcttcTTAAACATGCAACCCTAAACTCCAAAATTCAAACGCCCATACCCCAAAAGAAGGACCCGCCAAACAATATGTACAAATCACGAAACCCGGATTCGAAAATCTCCCTCCAAACCGAAACCCATTCTGCCACGTCATCAATCCGCGCACCATAAATACAACCAATCAGCTTCCACCAACCATTCCTATATAAGCCACACCTCACCGCTTCACTCATATCGCTCATCTCCGTTACTCAGCATCACCTCCTTTTACACTCTCGAATTCGCATTCTCTTCACTCATTTTCCAATCCATGGCCAAGGGAGAGAAAAAACCTGCAGAGAAGAAGCCCGCGGCGGAGAAGGCTCCGGCGGAGAAAACAAAAGCCGAGAAGAAGATCCCGAAGGACGCAGCCTCCGgcgagaagaagaagaagaggacgaagaagagCGTGGAGACGTACAAGATCTACATCTTCAAGGTGCTGAAGCAGGTTCACCCTGACATCGGGATCTCCAGCAAGGCCATGGGGATCATGAACAGCTTCATCAACGACATCTTCGAGAAGCTCGCTCAAGAATCTTCCAGACTCGCGCGCTACAACAAGAAGCCTACCATCACCTCTCGCGAAATCCAGACTGCGGTTCGTCTTGTGCTCCCTGGTGAGCTCGCCAAGCACGCTGTCTCCGAAGGCACCAAGGCTGTAACCAAGTTCACTAGCTCTTGAACGCGTTTCTGAGAATTTTAGGGTTTACGAGATGTATATTTTgggagaattttaattttatatttatcctCTTTTATTAccgtttttcttctttcaacaGGTCTATGTTGATCCTCTTATTCTTTTCTCCTCTTAACCATGCGCCGGATTCTCAACGTCTTAAATGGTTTAAATGAGTGTgcaatttgaaattttgttgaGTTGTGGCAGTTAACGTTCTGCTGCATCATGGTGATGACTACAATTCAATTCATCGAAAAATGTTGTTGTCATAGCTTATTGAGTAGAGTGGATGGTGTTTTGTAGATTTTGTGGTAACCTATATTGGAACctgattttgttttgttcttttaaatgGATTGTATCTATGTATACATGCTTATGTTCTTGTGCAATTGTATTATAGAATTGCAGGGGTTGCATTGTATTATTGCAGGTTGGTTATGTGATAGAGCTGGTAGCACGATGGAGTGCTGTATGTTGTATTACTTGTGTGCAATTGTACGTTTTGTTTTATGCTTTCTGTTCTATTCAGTTTCTGCGACGTGTCTTATTTTTTCTAACTGTTCAAAAGTGTTCTTACGATATTTTTACTCGATGTATATTTCGAAGCTTACTTGTAACGAAAAGAATTTTTGGCGAAATTAAAGttgcctttttttatttaaaaaaaaaccacattTTAATACCGTTGTTCTTTTGTATTGCAATCGCTGTATACtgattcttgttcttgtcactgATATATAGAAGAATTATAAATGTGGACCAAAATTGGATTTAagcatttaaattatatttttaatctattttaaaggtgattaaattatctttcaaaaatttgtatttttgctAGCCGAAACATCGATTAAATAGATATTAGATTTTGAAACTAAGAATGAATTGTTTGGTGGTGATGATGCTTGCGGTAGCTAGAGGAAATGCCTAGTTGGTAGATGAAACTGGTATCCGGGTTTGCGACTGATTCTTGCTCCATGGCAGATCTGAGTGTGTTGTTTTGGTTCTACCTTAGTACGTTCTCTGAGGTGTGGAGCTAATTTTGGTTCGagtacttttttttccttttttttcatttttcgcaTTTCATTCTATTCCTGCTTTCTCTTCCTGCTATTCAAAGGCTCTAACTTTTTGGAATAGGGTTGGTGGTGGTAGTTTCCATGAGATGGCAAGCTCACTTGTTTGTTTATTGTGATTGAAGGGATATGATTCAGTCCTAAAAGAAATTCCCAACCCAAATGCTAGAGAGGTTAGTTTTAGTTTCTTGCTTATCTGGTTTTATGCattatttggtttttttatgTGATGGCTTCTCAATAGAGTAATAAATGAGGAATACATACTAATACTGCTGAATATTATGGGGGTCATGAATGCATTGTAATGAAACTGCTGGTACTAAATTTGATTTTACATTGTTGAATACATACTTCTcccaatttatataattaaaatttgtattggATTGAATTGAATCATAAATCAGTCTACGAGTATGAACGCCTTTATTTAACAtcgctttttttttaaacaaaaaggtTAGCTGTAGCACGAATAGTGCAGAAAATCCCAGCTAGGCTAGCATAGCACCTCACGTACTATTCAGCAAAGACAACAGGTCAGGAAATATCATTAAACTCAGAATAACAACAAAAGACATGAGGGGACCGAAACCAAACTCATGTAACAAGCTATCTGAACTTATAGTTTGTGAAACCATATCTAGTCTTGTTATAATCTAGGACTAAGAAGTGTGGAATCCCACCTAAAAAGCCCATCAAAGTGGGAGGCCTTTGAGGCAAGGAGTTCTACGCAAGTATTGTCCTCGGAAAATATGATCCACTACTGAATGCATTTGCTTGGTAAGTTCTATACAATTTTTCCACCTGTTTGCAATATACTAATAGGAAGTCACATTCAAGCCACAAATTTCTCCACTCTTTACTGAAGGCAATCTCTATCGCCAAAATAACACCAAATAATGTCTATATTTAAGGAAAAAACTACTTTAAATTTTCACATCACTTGCATTATGGTTGCCATGTGGATGAG includes these proteins:
- the LOC100305731 gene encoding histone superfamily protein; the encoded protein is MAKGEKKPAEKKPAAEKAPAEKTKAEKKIPKDAASGEKKKKRTKKSVETYKIYIFKVLKQVHPDIGISSKAMGIMNSFINDIFEKLAQESSRLARYNKKPTITSREIQTAVRLVLPGELAKHAVSEGTKAVTKFTSS